One window from the genome of Salvia splendens isolate huo1 chromosome 9, SspV2, whole genome shotgun sequence encodes:
- the LOC121746919 gene encoding transcription factor TCP17-like translates to MNSNSKEGEVRVKQEGAVRSQWSSIHKNPRIVRVSRTFGGKDRHSKVCTVRGLRDRRIRLSIPTAVQLYELQEKLGLSQPSKVVDWLLDVTKSDIDKLPPLPTIPGIFPNPNQDSSSQPSLSQLLSSKIDDERGKEKEKWIEQENHEEGFGGFVAQNLFPLPNTINHQSHFPNFNHNPYFHWDHPNLSLSPFGPNYISPLPNQGYDQSMNNNPSNSHLFFCPTAPFVPSYLAPSMENVQQNLGFSAALHLMSSPMRPFAFKPAHQDGAGRSEMKED, encoded by the coding sequence ATGAATTCCAATTCTAAAGAGGGAGAGGTGCGAGTGAAGCAAGAAGGCGCGGTGAGATCACAGTGGTCATCAATCCACAAAAACCCCCGAATAGTGCGCGTTTCGCGCACCTTTGGAGGCAAAGACCGCCACAGCAAAGTGTGCACGGTGAGGGGGCTAAGAGACCGGAGAATCCGGCTATCCATCCCCACGGCCGTCCAGCTCTACGAGCTCCAAGAAAAGCTCGGCCTGAGCCAGCCCAGCAAGGTCGTCGACTGGCTCCTCGACGTCACCAAATCCGACATCGATAAACTCCCTCCTCTCCCCACCATCCCAGGAATCTTCCCTAACCCTAATCAAGATTCATCATCTCAACCATCACTCTCCCAATTACTCTCCTCCAAGATCGATGATGAGAGAGGAAAGGAGAAGGAGAAATGGATTGAGCAAGAGAATCATGAGGAGGGTTTTGGGGGATTTGTGGCACAGAATCTTTTCCCATTACCAAATACTATTAATCACCAATCCCATTTCCCTAATTTTAATCACAACCCTTATTTCCATTGGGATCATCCCAATTTGTCCCTGTCTCCATTTGGACCTAATTACATTAGTCCATTGCCTAATCAAGGATATGATCAATCAATGAATAACAATCCTTCAAATTCTCATCTCTTCTTCTGCCCTACTGCACCTTTTGTTCCTTCCTACTTGGCTCCTTCAATGGAGAATGTGCAGCAGAATCTCGGGTTCTCGGCGGCTCTCCATCTCATGAGCTCCCCGATGAGGCCCTTCGCTTTCAAACCGGCCCACCAGGATGGTGCCGGGAGATCCGAGATGAAGGAGGACTGA
- the LOC121749745 gene encoding cytochrome P450 78A5-like, translated as MGLDYTFLFTPSTTLSIFFLLFTAVFGLWLTPGGLAWALYRAQSRATSSIPGPSGLPLLGLALSFTHPLTHRALARLSNTFKSKPLMAFSVGLTRFVISSDRDTAREILSSSAFADRPVKESARLLMFDRAMGFAPYGDYWRSLRRISAAHLFGPRRATRLGRVRGELAGWVAAEVAAEMEREGEVRVRRVLHLASLNNVMMSVFGKRYEFGENGEGLELEGLVREGYELLSVFNWSDHFAYVGIFDWQRIRKRSLRLVEKVNVFVGKIVEEHRVKRANQVGFGGGDDDFVDVLLDLEKETKLSDSDMIAVLWEMIFRGTDTVAILLEWILARMILHPEIQAKAQNEIDNAIGLNTMVADSDLPNLTYIQAIVKETLRLHPPGPLLSWARLAIHDTQVGPHFVPAGTTAMVNMWAITHDEGVWPEPERFRPERFLEDDVAIMGSDLRLAPFGSGRRVCPGKSMGLATVQLWLAHLLHKFKWTACPSGGVDLSECLKLSMEMKQPLVCKAIPRIS; from the exons atgGGGCTAGACTACACTTTCCTCTTCACTCCATCAACTACACTttccatcttcttcctcctcttcacCGCCGTCTTCGGCCTCTGGCTAACCCCAGGCGGCCTCGCATGGGCCCTATACCGGGCCCAATCCCGGGCCACCTCCTCCATTCCCGGCCCATCGGGCCTCCCCCTCCTCGGCCTCGCCCTCTCCTTCACCCACCCCCTCACCCACCGCGCCCTCGCCCGCCTCTCCAACACCTTCAAATCCAAACCCCTAATGGCCTTCTCCGTCGGCCTCACCCGCTTCGTCATCTCCAGCGACCGCGACACCGCTAGGGAGATCCTCAGCAGCTCCGCCTTCGCAGACCGGCCCGTGAAGGAGTCAGCCCGGTTGCTCATGTTCGACCGGGCCATGGGGTTCGCCCCCTACGGGGACTACTGGAGGAGCCTGCGGAGGATCTCCGCAGCGCACCTCTTTGGCCCGAGGCGGGCCACCCGCCTCGGGCGCGTGAGGGGGGAGTTAGCAGGTTGGGTGGCGGCTGAGGTGGCGGCGGAGatggagagagagggggaggTGAGAGTGAGGAGGGTTTTGCACTTGGCTTCTTTGAATAATGTGATGATGAGTGTGTTTGGGAAAAGGTATGAGTTTGGAGAGAATGGGGAAGGGTTGGAGTTGGAGGGTTTGGTTAGGGAAGGGTATGAGTTGCTTAGTGTGTTTAATTGGAGTGATCATTTTGCATACGTGGGGATTTTTGATTGGCAGAGGATCAGAAAGAGGAGTTTACGGTTGGTCGAAAAGGTTAATGTTTTTGTCGGAAAAATTGTGGAGGAGCACAGGGTTAAGAGGGCTAATCAAGTGGGATTTGGGGGTGGTGATGATGATTTTGTTGATGTTTTGCTTGATTTGGAGAAGGAGACCAAACTATCTGATTCGGACATGATTGCAGTTCTTTgg GAAATGATCTTTAGAGGGACTGATACTGTGGCAATCCTATTAGAATGGATTCTTGCAAGAATGATTCTTCATCCTGAAATTCAAGCCAAGGCACAAAATGAGATAGACAATGCAATTGGGCTCAACACAATGGTGGCTGATTCCGACCTCCCAAACCTAACTTACATCCAAGCCATAGTGAAGGAGACCCTTAGGTTGCACCCCCCTGGCCCCCTCCTCTCATGGGCCCGCCTAGCCATCCACGACACCCAAGTTGGCCCCCACTTTGTGCCCGCAGGCACGACCGCCATGGTCAACATGTGGGCCATCACTCACGACGAGGGAGTATGGCCCGAGCCCGAAAGGTTCAGGCCTGAGAGGTTCCTGGAGGATGACGTTGCCATCATGGGATCCGATCTCAGGCTTGCACCATTCGGGTCCGGGAGGAGGGTGTGCCCCGGTAAGTCAATGGGCCTTGCCACGGTCCAACTCTGGCTAGCCCACTTGCTTCATAAGTTCAAGTGGACTGCTTGTCCTAGTGGTGGAGTGGATTTATCGGAATGTCTGAAATTGTCCATGGAAATGAAGCAACCACTAGTTTGCAAAGCTATTCCTAGGATATCTTGA